A region from the Brachyspira hampsonii genome encodes:
- a CDS encoding ABC transporter substrate-binding protein, which yields MAKKLFILFFIAVIFIASCSKNNTQTASSTELPVIDENTETEITIWAWNVAARALTEMADIFMQKYPKIKVNVQEFGGVQAYEKYGVVLASGKEIPDIMQIESDFVQTYAENYPQFFLDMKSLAPADIDSKVDPSKVSTSYDSTGKLVAIAWDSGPVVVFYRSDLFKEAGIDPNTITTYDEYIAAGKKFQEKFPNIKFIGNMFVQDDGVWRNMLVQNDTYYLNKNGEITISSPKAIESTKVLRSFIDEGIMANTLNWDGSIRASKNGEIATYLSGAWWSGTIKDQMPEMKGKWAIMPMPAYTKGGVRASSHGGSTLTITASDPVKQAAAWAFIEHSLLNVDSQLLMYKNYGLFPSYLPVYDDPRFQEPDEYFGEGFNQMLGDITKQIPAAIYTSSDYSDIRSICVGAYEAIMNDNADIQKTLEDAASQISSTTGRTIAK from the coding sequence ATGGCAAAAAAGTTATTTATATTATTTTTTATTGCAGTTATTTTTATAGCATCATGCAGTAAAAATAATACTCAAACAGCTTCTTCAACAGAATTGCCTGTTATAGATGAAAATACAGAAACAGAAATAACAATATGGGCATGGAATGTAGCTGCCAGAGCATTAACAGAAATGGCAGATATATTTATGCAAAAATATCCAAAAATAAAAGTTAATGTTCAGGAATTCGGAGGAGTACAGGCTTATGAAAAATATGGAGTCGTATTAGCTTCTGGTAAAGAAATACCTGATATAATGCAAATAGAAAGTGATTTTGTACAAACTTATGCTGAAAATTATCCTCAATTCTTTTTAGATATGAAATCATTAGCCCCTGCCGATATAGATTCTAAAGTGGATCCGTCCAAAGTATCAACAAGCTATGACAGCACAGGAAAATTAGTTGCTATAGCTTGGGATTCAGGTCCTGTAGTTGTATTTTATAGAAGTGATTTATTTAAAGAAGCTGGCATAGATCCTAATACAATCACTACTTATGATGAATATATAGCAGCCGGAAAAAAATTCCAAGAAAAATTTCCTAATATAAAATTCATAGGAAATATGTTTGTTCAAGATGACGGCGTATGGAGAAATATGCTAGTTCAAAATGATACTTATTATTTAAATAAAAATGGAGAAATAACTATATCATCTCCTAAAGCTATAGAAAGCACAAAAGTTTTAAGAAGTTTTATAGATGAAGGAATAATGGCAAACACTCTTAATTGGGACGGTTCTATAAGAGCAAGCAAAAACGGAGAAATAGCAACTTATCTATCCGGTGCTTGGTGGAGCGGTACTATAAAAGACCAAATGCCTGAAATGAAAGGTAAATGGGCTATTATGCCTATGCCTGCTTATACAAAAGGAGGAGTAAGAGCTTCTTCTCATGGCGGTTCTACTCTAACTATAACTGCTTCTGATCCTGTTAAACAAGCTGCAGCATGGGCTTTTATAGAACATTCTTTATTAAATGTTGACAGTCAATTATTAATGTATAAAAATTACGGATTATTCCCATCATATTTACCTGTTTATGATGACCCTAGATTCCAAGAACCTGATGAATATTTCGGAGAAGGATTTAATCAAATGTTGGGAGATATAACAAAACAAATACCAGCAGCTATTTATACTTCATCTGATTATTCTGATATTAGAAGTATATGTGTCGGTGCTTATGAAGCTATTATGAATGATAATGCCGATATACAAAAAACTCTTGAAGATGCCGCATCACAAATAAGCAGCACTACAGGAAGAACAATAGCAAAATAA
- a CDS encoding carbohydrate ABC transporter permease: MTIKKNITPWIFLAPALFFIAVFSIYPLFETIVLSFMKQNRGVLTFAGIENYKRLFSDQYFFISLKNSLIYLIIQVPIMTILSILLAIILHRGITKLKSMYRTAFFIPFIVESVAYSLIFVLLFQERGVVNFLFSLFNIGPIMWLTQTWPARIVIMLIITWRWTGYNMVIILAGLQTIPEDYYEASRIDGANAFQQFFYITIPMLKPVILFSTILSTIGTLNLFTEAYLLTNGGPNNSKITLGLYIYRQAFQSLNLTYAATISVAILVIVGVLSRLQMKFGGNSK, encoded by the coding sequence ATGACGATAAAAAAAAATATTACACCTTGGATATTTCTGGCACCAGCCCTATTTTTTATAGCTGTATTTAGTATATATCCTCTATTTGAAACAATAGTATTAAGTTTTATGAAGCAAAATAGAGGAGTCCTTACATTTGCAGGTATAGAAAATTATAAAAGACTATTTTCAGATCAATACTTTTTTATATCCTTAAAAAACTCACTAATCTATTTAATAATACAAGTACCAATAATGACTATATTATCTATACTTCTAGCTATAATACTGCATAGAGGAATTACAAAATTAAAAAGTATGTATAGAACAGCATTCTTTATACCTTTTATAGTAGAATCAGTAGCTTATAGTTTAATATTTGTATTATTGTTTCAGGAAAGAGGTGTTGTTAACTTTTTGTTTTCTCTATTTAATATAGGTCCTATAATGTGGCTTACACAAACTTGGCCTGCAAGAATAGTAATAATGCTAATCATAACATGGAGATGGACTGGATATAATATGGTAATAATATTGGCAGGACTTCAAACTATACCTGAAGACTATTATGAAGCCTCAAGAATAGATGGTGCTAATGCATTTCAGCAATTTTTTTATATAACTATACCAATGCTTAAGCCTGTTATATTATTTTCAACTATACTATCAACAATAGGAACTTTAAATTTATTTACAGAAGCATACTTATTGACAAATGGAGGTCCTAATAATTCTAAAATAACTTTAGGATTATATATATACAGACAAGCATTCCAATCTCTAAACTTAACTTATGCTGCAACAATATCTGTAGCAATACTTGTAATAGTTGGAGTTCTTTCAAGACTGCAAATGAAATTTGGGGGAAATAGCAAATGA
- a CDS encoding carbohydrate ABC transporter permease — MNKNKQQKITRIILYIVLTIAMIACIYPLIFMFIAATRESGDIFLFPPPITFGSKFLENLKNLQERIPIWYALFNSLKIAIIYTIINLLICSMAAYAISKFNFKGKNIVFVIIMLTMMLPGHAKLVPLYRMMTTLNIQNTHLAIILPDIAGAF, encoded by the coding sequence ATGAATAAAAATAAACAGCAGAAAATAACTAGAATAATATTATATATCGTTCTAACGATAGCTATGATAGCATGCATATATCCTCTAATATTCATGTTCATAGCAGCAACTAGAGAGTCAGGTGATATATTTTTATTTCCTCCTCCTATAACTTTTGGAAGTAAATTTTTAGAAAATTTGAAAAATCTTCAGGAAAGAATTCCAATATGGTATGCTCTATTTAATTCATTAAAAATAGCCATAATATACACTATTATTAATTTATTGATATGTTCTATGGCTGCTTATGCTATATCTAAATTTAATTTCAAAGGTAAGAATATAGTATTTGTTATCATAATGCTTACTATGATGCTTCCAGGTCATGCTAAATTAGTGCCTTTATATAGAATGATGACAACTTTAAATATACAAAATACTCATTTAGCAATAATACTTCCGGATATAGCAGGAGCTTTCTGA
- a CDS encoding carbohydrate ABC transporter permease yields MRQNFHSVPDTLIEAARIDGANEWTIFAKIVMPLMIPALTALGIYMFVAEWTNFTWPLIILNSPEKFTLPVALSQLKSDTRIDYGQIMVGAIFAVVPIMAVFLALQKYFISGLTGGSVKE; encoded by the coding sequence ATGAGGCAGAATTTTCATAGTGTACCGGATACATTAATAGAAGCTGCTAGAATAGATGGAGCTAATGAATGGACTATATTTGCCAAAATAGTGATGCCTTTAATGATACCCGCTTTAACTGCTTTGGGAATATATATGTTTGTTGCAGAATGGACTAACTTTACTTGGCCTTTAATAATATTAAATAGCCCTGAAAAATTCACATTACCAGTAGCATTATCACAATTAAAATCTGACACCAGAATAGATTACGGACAAATTATGGTCGGAGCTATATTTGCTGTAGTTCCTATAATGGCTGTATTTTTAGCTTTACAAAAATACTTCATATCCGGATTGACAGGCGGTTCTGTAAAAGAATAA
- a CDS encoding amidohydrolase, with amino-acid sequence MRIFKNAKIYSMDKNDSIYEALAVENGRIAFAGTNEEVLKKYADAKEIIDLEGRTVIPGFNDSCVNFVGFARFNTMLNLSKCESIREVIELAKNAEKYEGWLIGWGWNQDYFEEKRMLNKNDLDSISSEFPVAFRRVCGEMIVANSKALEICGITEKMKSDSIDFENGLISSKDMILILSKIKSLEIDTLKSIILDTQEEFFKMGITSVQTDDLRSLPDFDYRKIIDAYQKLHREKKLKIRVCEQAQFINKKDIDDFREYYYYQYINDERFKVARIKLIIDGGIGSRTALLRDDYNDAKGFRGVTQYKQEELDELVEYANSLDYSLAIQATGDGAIDMALNSIEKIKDTKDFKYRRNGLVYAQITDKQLFERMKQLNVGIYYQPIFLHYDMHIVENRVGKEKSSTCYAYKTAKDMGVHIGFGSSGPVDDISVMEGIHCAVNREDLNGWPENGWMPQEKLTVKEAVYLYTMGSAYMSSEDNIKGSIEEDKLADFVVLDRDIFEVDTKEIKDIKILKTIVDGDIVYSA; translated from the coding sequence ATGAGAATTTTTAAAAATGCCAAAATATACTCTATGGATAAAAATGACAGTATTTATGAGGCTTTAGCTGTTGAAAACGGCAGAATAGCATTTGCAGGAACTAATGAAGAAGTATTAAAAAAATATGCAGATGCTAAAGAAATTATTGATTTGGAAGGCAGAACCGTTATACCGGGATTTAATGACAGCTGTGTTAATTTTGTAGGTTTTGCCCGTTTTAATACTATGCTTAATTTAAGCAAATGCGAATCTATAAGAGAGGTTATTGAATTAGCTAAAAATGCTGAAAAATATGAAGGCTGGCTTATAGGCTGGGGCTGGAATCAGGATTATTTTGAAGAGAAAAGAATGCTTAATAAAAATGATTTAGACAGCATATCTAGTGAATTTCCTGTAGCCTTTAGAAGAGTATGCGGTGAAATGATAGTAGCAAATAGTAAGGCACTTGAAATTTGCGGTATTACTGAAAAAATGAAATCTGACAGTATAGATTTTGAAAACGGACTTATAAGCTCTAAAGATATGATATTAATTTTATCAAAAATTAAGTCATTAGAAATAGATACTTTAAAATCAATAATATTAGATACTCAGGAAGAATTTTTTAAAATGGGTATAACTTCTGTACAGACAGATGATTTAAGAAGTTTGCCTGATTTTGATTATAGAAAAATTATAGATGCCTATCAAAAACTTCATAGAGAGAAAAAATTAAAAATCAGAGTATGCGAACAGGCACAATTTATTAATAAAAAAGATATAGATGATTTTAGAGAATATTATTATTATCAATATATTAATGATGAAAGATTTAAAGTAGCTCGTATAAAACTTATTATAGACGGCGGTATAGGTTCAAGGACAGCACTTTTGAGAGATGATTATAATGATGCTAAAGGTTTCAGAGGCGTTACACAGTATAAACAGGAAGAACTTGATGAATTAGTAGAATATGCTAATAGCTTGGACTATTCTTTGGCTATACAGGCTACGGGAGATGGTGCTATTGACATGGCATTAAATTCTATAGAAAAAATAAAAGATACCAAAGATTTTAAATATAGAAGAAATGGTTTAGTATATGCTCAAATAACAGATAAACAATTATTTGAAAGAATGAAGCAGTTAAATGTAGGTATATATTATCAGCCTATATTCCTTCATTATGATATGCATATTGTTGAAAATAGGGTAGGTAAAGAAAAATCTTCTACTTGTTATGCTTATAAAACTGCTAAAGATATGGGCGTACATATTGGATTTGGATCATCAGGTCCTGTTGATGACATTAGTGTTATGGAAGGAATACATTGTGCTGTTAATAGAGAGGATTTAAATGGATGGCCTGAAAATGGATGGATGCCTCAGGAAAAACTTACAGTAAAAGAAGCAGTTTATTTATATACTATGGGAAGTGCTTATATGTCTTCTGAAGATAATATTAAAGGAAGTATTGAAGAAGATAAATTAGCTGACTTTGTTGTTTTAGATAGGGATATATTTGAAGTTGACACTAAAGAAATAAAAGATATTAAGATATTAAAAACTATAGTTGACGGCGATATAGTTTATAGTGCTTAA
- a CDS encoding ABC-F family ATP-binding cassette domain-containing protein produces MAKSIINIVNISKRFVHKVLLDNVNLLIEEKSKIGMIGRNGAGKTTLLKILMGLEEADDGEIIFSDDVKIGYLRQQGDFDDNEKVIDYLTRVTAKESWKCSKIASRFGIDHIKVNNNLGSLSSGYRMRVKLSEMMLYEPNFLILDEPSNFLDLNTLIDLENFLTDYNGGFLIVSHDREFLKTTCEKTIEMENGKITYFPGNIEDYFEYKEEKEYTIKKYNKNIEERKAHLERFVERFRYKATKAKAVQSRIKQIEKLKTIEITHPAKNVKIKLPEVPEKKGFALISDDLVVGYGEKIVAESGRIEIPRGSRVAVLGQNGEGKTTFLRTIAGRLNPVSGTYNYSYGIKIAYFGEDTYKNVTSNDTVLSYLKKNAKQGLLTQELLTLLGSFLFSGDDVNKDVKVLSGGEMARLSLLAAITQCADVLILDEPTNHLDFETVEALASSLRDYGGTIFFTSHDRTFASLLADTIIEVKDKKLSLYSGDYEAYVYRVRLEALEEEEKELEYQNKSNVKENGSRDDKNTNNYEERKKIRNRLSKCESLLKKHENKIEDYKKEEAEILKFFETSVNYDDEKSKRLLEVKKLIEETENEWLLVNEEIDSIKSML; encoded by the coding sequence ATGGCTAAAAGTATTATAAATATAGTAAATATATCTAAGAGATTTGTCCATAAGGTATTACTTGATAATGTCAATTTGCTTATAGAAGAGAAATCCAAAATAGGAATGATAGGAAGAAACGGAGCAGGAAAAACTACTCTTTTAAAAATTCTTATGGGGCTTGAAGAGGCTGATGACGGCGAGATAATATTTTCTGATGATGTAAAAATAGGATATCTTCGTCAGCAGGGAGATTTTGACGATAATGAGAAGGTAATTGATTATCTTACAAGAGTTACAGCAAAAGAATCTTGGAAATGTTCTAAAATAGCAAGCAGATTTGGAATAGATCATATAAAAGTTAATAATAATTTGGGAAGTTTATCAAGCGGATATAGAATGAGAGTTAAACTTTCGGAAATGATGCTTTATGAACCTAATTTCTTAATATTAGATGAACCTTCAAACTTTTTGGACTTAAATACATTGATAGATTTGGAAAATTTTTTAACAGATTATAACGGAGGTTTTTTGATAGTTTCGCATGATAGGGAATTTCTTAAAACAACCTGCGAAAAAACTATAGAAATGGAGAACGGCAAAATAACATATTTTCCAGGAAATATAGAAGATTATTTTGAATACAAAGAAGAAAAAGAGTATACAATAAAAAAGTATAATAAAAATATAGAGGAGAGAAAAGCCCATTTAGAAAGATTTGTTGAAAGATTCAGATATAAAGCTACTAAGGCAAAAGCAGTACAATCCCGTATAAAGCAGATAGAAAAATTAAAAACTATAGAAATTACTCACCCTGCCAAAAATGTAAAAATAAAACTTCCTGAAGTTCCAGAAAAAAAAGGTTTTGCTCTCATATCTGATGATTTGGTTGTAGGATACGGTGAAAAAATAGTTGCTGAAAGCGGAAGAATAGAAATACCTAGAGGAAGCAGAGTAGCTGTTTTAGGGCAAAACGGAGAAGGTAAAACTACTTTTTTAAGAACTATAGCAGGCAGACTTAATCCTGTATCCGGTACTTATAATTATTCTTATGGCATAAAAATAGCATATTTCGGAGAGGATACTTATAAAAATGTAACTTCAAATGATACGGTATTATCATATCTAAAGAAGAATGCCAAACAAGGTTTATTGACTCAGGAGCTTTTGACACTTTTAGGAAGTTTTTTATTTTCAGGAGATGATGTTAATAAAGATGTAAAGGTTTTAAGCGGAGGGGAGATGGCGAGGCTTTCACTTCTTGCTGCTATTACACAATGTGCTGATGTTCTTATATTGGACGAGCCTACTAACCATTTGGATTTTGAAACTGTTGAGGCACTTGCTTCTTCTTTAAGAGATTACGGCGGAACAATATTCTTTACTTCGCATGACAGAACTTTTGCTAGTTTGCTTGCTGACACTATTATAGAGGTTAAAGATAAAAAACTTTCTCTTTATTCAGGTGATTATGAAGCTTATGTTTATAGGGTAAGGCTGGAGGCTTTAGAGGAAGAAGAAAAAGAATTAGAGTATCAAAATAAAAGTAATGTTAAAGAAAATGGCAGCCGAGATGATAAAAATACTAATAATTATGAAGAGAGAAAAAAAATTAGAAACAGACTTTCTAAATGCGAGTCTTTGCTTAAAAAACATGAAAACAAAATAGAGGATTATAAAAAAGAAGAAGCTGAGATATTAAAGTTTTTTGAAACATCTGTGAATTATGATGATGAAAAAAGCAAAAGACTTTTAGAAGTAAAAAAGCTGATAGAAGAAACAGAGAATGAATGGCTTTTGGTTAATGAAGAAATAGACAGTATAAAATCTATGTTATAA
- the murD gene encoding UDP-N-acetylmuramoyl-L-alanine--D-glutamate ligase: MILDLNKTYIKVLKKQNILILGATVRSGVSIANILYDININFDANIKYALSDSKTEEELKESIEGLKDKNAKLFFGNQEISILDGITLIIISPGIPHTIPIVKEAKRRKIKIIGEIEFAYNFLPNRNYIAVTGTDGKTTTVTLVHKIISSYKKARLLGNVGNTFSKEIETIESDEDIILELSSFQLETVEKFHAHIAAVLNIAEDHLDRYKDIEDYFNTKKNIAINQNKNDFLILNYDNIYTNIWYNELNYNCKMKLLTFSLKSKFATIYYNEEDDCIYYENQKLFSIANRKVIGKHNIANILAAVLICLKDDIPADHIEKAVNNFRGIEHRLELVAEINGVKYINDSKATSMNSVMSALKSFDKDIILIMGGRNKNIDFTSLNNIIESRVKKLILIGEAADTLNEMIHFENKIIIKDFTDAFNYASAISINGDTVLLSPGCSSFDMFKNYEERGKYFKSLVYKLIEISKE; this comes from the coding sequence ATGATTCTCGATTTGAATAAAACATATATAAAAGTCTTAAAAAAACAAAATATTTTGATATTGGGTGCTACTGTAAGAAGCGGAGTAAGTATAGCTAATATATTATATGATATTAATATCAATTTTGATGCTAATATCAAATATGCTTTAAGTGATAGTAAAACAGAAGAAGAACTCAAAGAGAGTATAGAAGGATTAAAAGATAAAAATGCAAAACTCTTTTTTGGAAATCAGGAAATATCTATTTTAGACGGCATAACTCTTATAATAATTTCACCAGGTATTCCGCATACTATACCTATAGTTAAAGAAGCTAAAAGAAGAAAAATAAAAATCATTGGTGAAATTGAGTTTGCATATAATTTTCTTCCTAATAGAAATTATATTGCAGTAACAGGCACAGACGGAAAAACTACTACTGTTACTCTTGTTCATAAAATAATAAGTTCATATAAAAAAGCAAGGCTTCTTGGCAATGTCGGAAATACATTTTCAAAAGAGATTGAAACTATAGAGTCTGATGAAGATATTATATTGGAGCTTTCAAGTTTTCAATTAGAAACGGTTGAAAAATTTCATGCTCATATAGCTGCCGTATTGAATATTGCAGAAGATCATCTTGACAGATACAAAGATATAGAAGATTATTTTAATACAAAAAAGAATATAGCTATTAATCAAAATAAAAATGATTTTCTTATACTAAATTATGATAATATATATACTAATATTTGGTATAATGAACTTAATTATAATTGTAAAATGAAGCTTCTTACATTTTCTTTAAAAAGTAAATTTGCTACAATATATTATAATGAAGAAGATGATTGTATATATTATGAGAATCAAAAATTATTTTCTATAGCTAATAGAAAGGTCATAGGTAAACATAATATAGCTAACATATTGGCTGCAGTATTGATATGTTTGAAAGATGATATACCGGCAGATCATATAGAAAAAGCTGTGAATAATTTTAGGGGTATAGAACATAGACTTGAATTAGTTGCTGAGATTAATGGAGTAAAATATATAAATGATTCAAAAGCGACATCAATGAATTCTGTAATGAGTGCTTTAAAATCTTTTGATAAAGATATAATACTTATAATGGGCGGCAGAAATAAGAATATAGATTTTACTTCTTTAAATAATATCATAGAAAGCAGAGTAAAAAAATTAATACTTATAGGAGAGGCTGCTGATACTCTTAATGAAATGATACATTTTGAGAATAAGATTATTATAAAAGATTTTACAGATGCTTTTAATTACGCTTCGGCAATATCAATAAACGGAGATACTGTTCTATTATCTCCAGGATGCAGCAGCTTTGATATGTTTAAAAATTATGAAGAGAGAGGAAAATATTTCAAGAGTTTAGTATATAAACTTATAGAAATTTCAAAAGAATAA
- a CDS encoding PhzF family phenazine biosynthesis protein — protein sequence MNNYSFKQYIVDAFTDKVFRGNPAAICLLNKWLSDDMMLNIAKENNLSETAFVLENNNYYELRWFTPGGEIDLCGHATLASAYILMNIVDNKLNNISFKTKSGVLNVIKHNDLYEMDFPAYELTKIDVTDEMEHAIGFKPLEAYIGRDLLCVLENENQVFEANINIEKVKNLQGLLLHITSKGSEYDCVTRSFAPKLNVYEDPVCGSGHCHVVPLWAYKLCKKDILAFQASKRGGILYCSLNGNRVKLAGKAVLYSSAEIYIPQI from the coding sequence ATGAATAATTATTCATTTAAACAATATATTGTGGATGCATTTACTGATAAAGTTTTTAGAGGAAATCCAGCTGCTATTTGTTTATTAAATAAATGGCTTTCAGATGATATGATGCTTAATATTGCAAAAGAGAATAATCTTTCTGAGACTGCATTCGTATTAGAAAATAATAATTATTATGAACTTAGATGGTTTACTCCAGGCGGCGAAATAGATTTATGCGGACATGCTACTTTGGCGTCAGCATATATATTGATGAATATAGTTGATAATAAGTTAAATAATATATCTTTCAAAACTAAAAGCGGAGTTTTAAATGTTATTAAACATAATGATTTATATGAAATGGACTTTCCAGCTTATGAATTAACAAAAATAGATGTTACAGATGAAATGGAACATGCTATAGGATTTAAACCTTTAGAAGCATATATCGGCAGAGATTTGTTATGTGTGCTTGAAAATGAAAATCAAGTTTTTGAGGCAAATATTAATATCGAAAAGGTAAAAAATCTTCAGGGACTTTTATTACATATAACTTCTAAAGGTTCTGAATATGATTGTGTTACAAGAAGTTTTGCTCCTAAATTGAATGTTTATGAAGATCCTGTTTGCGGTTCAGGACATTGTCATGTTGTTCCTTTATGGGCATATAAGCTATGTAAAAAAGATATCTTGGCATTTCAAGCTTCTAAAAGAGGCGGTATATTATATTGCAGCCTTAATGGAAATCGTGTCAAATTAGCAGGAAAAGCTGTATTATATTCCAGTGCTGAAATATATATACCTCAAATTTAA